The stretch of DNA CATAAACTTTCTTAGCTTCATCCAATACTTCATTGAATTTTTCAATAACTGCTGGAACTACACCCTCAAGAGATCCATTTCCTTTTAACTCTTCAGCATAATCTATAGCTATTTTTAAATGTTTCTTAATTGCTTCTTGTTCTTGTTTATTAACTAAATTATCCATTGCATTTCTTAATGCTACTTTTGCATTGTTTATTTCTTCTTGAGTTGCATCAGCTTTATTTAATATAGCTTTTGCATTCTCAAGTGCTACTAACATTAAATTATAGCTCTCTTCTGTATAGTCATCTTTAGATAAAGCATTAGCCTTATCTACATCTCCTTGCAATTCCACCTTATCAACTTCTGGAGCTACTACATCTCCTCCATCGACTCTTATTAATACTTTATTAGAGGAAACTTTTTTTCCATCTACAGTAACTTCAACCCATATATCTGCAGCACCTTTAGAAACCCCAGTAATTTGTCCATTCTCTATTGTAACTACCCCTGGATTTGAAGTTTTATATTCTACAGTTGCAGCTGATAGATCAACATTGTCTCCATTATTCTTTAAAGCATTAGTATAAACTTCTATGGTTTGACCTGATGCTATTTCATTTACCATAGTATTTAAATTAACATACTCTATTGCTGCATTTTCTATAGATTTATCTATTTCTTTTACATAGATGTTATCTACTATTAACTCTTTATATCCTGCTCCTTTATCAATTGAAATATAATAATCATTAATATCTCCAGTTGTAAATTCTTTCTTTACTTCTTTATTATTAGCAGCATCTAATGGAATGCTTACTAATGTTCCTTGAGATTTAGATTTAATATTCATAGTATATCCAGGCTCAGCATTTTCTAAATCATATATAAAGCCTAATTCATAATTTTTATTTGGTTCTAACTTAAAGGTTGATTCTTCTGTAATTAACATTTGTCCAGTTTCGTTTGGTTGTTGGTTAGTTTTAAGTGAGAATCTTCCATCTAATACCCAAGTCATTTGTTGTCTACCTAAAAGATCTCTTTCTGCTAAGTGTGATCTATTTGAATGTCCTCTTCCTGGTGCTAAATAGAATGGACTTATTCCTTCATCAACATTTTCAAAATCTTCATAGAATACATATCCATCTCTATTAGTATGTCCTGGATTATCCCATATTCTAAAATCATCAACATAAACAGCAGTATCTCCTTCTCCAGTAGTTAAGTATATTTCTGCTCCTGTTGATCCCTTTGGAACAGTAAATTCAACTTCTACTCTACTAAAAGTATCATCTATCCACTTAACTCCTTCACCTTGTCTTGGTTGTGCTGTTGTTGTTATTTTATTTGTTATTTCTTGACTTCCATCTTTCACACCTAAAGTAACATCTCTATTTCCTTCATTTTTTACCCAAGCAGATACTGAATAAGTTACACCTTCTTTTAAGTCTTTAATTTGTTGTCTTATTGTAGTTTCTTTTCCTCCAGCTATTTTAACTAAATCATTTCCTTTTCTTTTGCCATTTGTTTCATTTTCTATTGTTACATGTTTTGTATTTCTAGCCTTTGTTTCAACATTCCAATAATCAAATGTTTGTGAATCGAAACCAGGATCTTGTATTTGACCCCCTTGTCCCCAATCAGTTATTCTTTTCTCTTCTACTTCATCCTTCATAACTAAATATGGTGTATTTTGTTCTACATCTAATTGTACTTTACCATTCTTAACCTTTATATCTTTTACAAAGGTTCTTCCTAAATCACTAAGTTCATATAACTTAACAGTTGAAAGGTTATTCCAATTTTCTGGTAATTGCCATTCTGAACTTGTTCCTAATGGATTCCAATGATAAATCTTTTCATCTTCTTCTACTGGATTCCATGGTAAGAATAAGTTTGTTTTTCCTATACCAGTAGATCCAATTGAACTTTCAGGAGTTGTTGCTACTAATCTACCATCTCTATAGTAATTAATATTTTCTCCTTCTCTTGCTGCCTTAACATTATTTTCAAATATAATCTCATTATCATTCATCTTCATTATTGGGAAATGTTGAAGGTATTTAGTAGGTAACACCTGATTATAGAATACATCCATACCAAATTCACCTTCGATACTATGCCTAGTTCCCCATCCCCCTGATAAAAGATGTTTATTTCCTTTTAATAATGGGTCTGCTAAGAATGAATCTTGAGTATCATTTTTCATAAATCTCATTATCTTGCTTGCATTACCTTTGTTAGGGTATGCAGGGTCTCCACCCCAATGAGTCCATGGAACTTGTTGTTCAAGTGGTCCATTCATTTCAGTAGCTAACATATATCCTAATCCATTTATTTTACTTGCTAATTGATGAGCATTCCATCCATTACCTGTATAAACATCAACATAAACCCAGTTTAGATTTGGCGCATCTTCTTTTAACATATCTAATCTTCTGAATAGCTCACCAGTCATTATATCTTGTCTTTGATCTACATAGTATGCCTGATCTAACCATCCCCATCCTGGTGCATTTTCATTTACTATAGCTCCTGGATATTCAAAGGCATCTTTAATATATTCTGTTGCATTAATATGAACTCCTATTTTAGCATTATACTTAGCACCTTCATTTATTAAAGTATTAAAATCTTCTTTTCCACCTTGTCTTATCCCTATATGTCCACCATAATCTGGATGTGAATCATCATGTCCTTCTGCTTGATAACCTTTGTGTAATACTAATTGTCCAAAATTATCTGTAAAGTTTGATATTTTCTTTACTGTATCTAATGATCTTAAGAATGGATTTTGTGTATATCCAATGTTGAATGCAATATAAGATAAATTATTTTTAATATCTTCTCCACCCATTGGTACTTTCATATTTTGTCTATATAATATAGCAGCGTCTTGCCAATCTACAATAGAATCTTTATTATTATCTTTTGCAATCATCACTTCTGACCAAGGAAGTTCACCTTGATATAAATTACTACCTAAGACTGTTGCTTCATCTAATACTTCTCTGTAGGTCCAAGTACCATTAGATATACCTGTTTTTTTGTAAGCGCCTTCTTCATCCCCTCTATTTTCAGTAGTTAAAACTACTCTGTTACCACCTTCTATAGTATTATTATTTATTGTTACCGCAAAATCATTATTATTTATGAATGCATATGTCTTTCCTTTAGCTCCTGTTGCTAAATCACTTACATTTGCAAAATCTTCTATTATATTATTCCAATCTCCTGTTGTAAGAACCGATGCTGTTTTCCCATTGTCTCTATCAGTTATTGATGCTAAACTTTGCCCTGGAATGTTTAGATATTGAAGTTTAGTCTCCCCATCTTCAATTACTTCTGTAATATCCATTCTTAATTTATTTTCTTTAACTGCCATTTTCAACTTAATCTTCATATTAAGTTCTTCAAAGTTTAATGTGTATTCTAAAGACTCTTTATCTATTTCTTTGGATTTAACTTTTGGAATATATTTATCTCCATTTATTTCAACAATATATAATTGTTCATTTTCCCCTGCTAATACAGATCCATCTTCTTTCCATTCATATTGTTTTACTCTTGGAAAATTAGAATCCAAAGTTACTTTCATAATATCTGATTGTATTGTTTTATAGGCTTCATTTACTTCTGGTGGAGCTAAAGGAGTTAACTCTTCTACTCTTACGTTATCTAAAGTAACAACCTTTGAGCTATGCCAAGCTGATAATCCAACCTTTCCTGCTTCACTTGGGAAATTAGATACTGAAGTCTTTCCTATTAATTTCCCATCTATCCAAAGTGAAACATTATTATCCTCTAATTTTAATTTCATTCTATAAGTTGTATTTTGTTTAAGTTTAAATGAACCTGGGAATCCACCATAAGTTTCTTGTCCATTATTTTTTGCCTTCCAAACCCAAGAACCAGCATCATAACAAATTGCACCCCAGTTATTTGCATCTTTTATTCTAAAACCAAGTCCAACTCTTCCTAAATCAGTGCTTGTTGAAAAATCAGTTTCATAAATAAAATTCTTAACTGATGGTGAGTTCATATCAACAGCTGTTGAAACGCCATTCATTGGAACTTTAACAACTCCATTTTCTAATGTTGCAGTTCCTCCACCTTGGATAACTTTCCAATTTCCACTTGTTTCTGGTGTTTCAAAATTTGTTTCATAAACAGATGCTTCTGATTTAACTGTTACATTAGCTACAGCTTTAATATCACTTCCCACAACTGATCCATTAACTACAAAATTTCCTGGTTTTGAGTAGCTTTTATCTGGAATATAGTCCCATTGAACACTTCTAGTAGTTTGAGATCCATCATTAAATGTTACATTAACCTCATCTGGTAATGTCGGTTTAAGTCTAGGATATGTTTCAACTGAAATTTCCTCTATACTTTCTATAGCTAATTCCGGTAAAACTTCACTTTGTAATGAGCCAAGTTCTCCAGCTTTTAAATAATCAACTTTTATATCTTTATTATCATACCAAGTTCTATATCCAAACTTTCCTGCTCCTGTAGGCCAACCTCCTAAATTAACTACATCATTAAATATTTGTTCTCCATTAACAATTAAAGTAACTTTATTTCCTACAACTCTAACGGTCATAGTTACAGCTTCACCTGGTACAACTTGAGGTCCTACTATATCATCTTTCCATGCATTAGCAGTTTCTATCAACCACTTTCCACTGTTATTATATCCTATAAAAGCATAACTGCTGGAGCTTGTCCCTCTAAGTACTATTCCAAATCTTCCAGTAGCAGTTTCCCCTTCAGTTGGATTTAATATAAATCTTACTTCTGCTTCACCATCTACTAATGATGGTGATTGTTCTTCAATAAACACTAAGTTATTATCTGTATTATCTCTTTTTATATTTAATACACCTTCATCTTTATTTTTTGAGATTGTACCATTACCTTTTAATCTAGTCCATGTAAGTCCTGAATCATCATCATAATTTTGTTCATATAATCCAGTTGCTTTAGCTTCTTTTTCTTGGTGTTCTATAACTGGATTTACCTCAACATTAGCTAATGTATTAACTGGTAATTGTCCAATAATGATAGCTCCAGCAATTATATATGCTATATTTCTATTCATACATGATTTCTTTTTCATCAATCTCATCCCCCTTATATATAGTTATGTAAACATATTCATAACTATATGATATACATATTTTGTAATATATTCTATAATTATCTTGCTTTATACTATAACTATATTGATTTTTAATATATATGCTTATTTCTATAATAAAAAAGTTGTATCGAATTAATCCAATACAACTTAACTTCTAATCTATTCTTTTACTATTTATATATAACACATATAAATATGTTGCTTCTTTAAAATTTCTTATATCATACCCTGTTTCTTTTTTTATTTTTTCAACCCTATATATAAGTGTATTTCTATGTATATAAAGGTTTTTTGATGCTTGAGTTAATGAAAAATTACATCTTAAAATTTCTTCTATAGTCAATATCAACTCATTATTTAAGCTTTTGCAGATTTCTTCATACTCATCTTTTAATTGCTTTGAGTATTCATTCTTTAAATTATGAATTATATTTTCTATTTCCATTTCTGATGATATATAAGTTTCTGGAACTATTTTTAATGCTTTTCCTGTATCAATAGCTTGTTTTGCTTTTCTATAGCCTTTTAAAAGTCCATTGTATGTTCCATCTAAATTAGAAACTGAAATATATACTTTTTCTCCTGTATTTTGTATTATACTCTCTCTAAGAGAAAGTCCATGTTCCTTTTCCTCGTCTAAATCACCAATTAAAATTATTTGATTAAATACTTCTTCAATTAAAACATCTTCATCAGCATAACTATTTCTTAAAATCTTAAAAACTTCTTCTTTATTATTACAATCTATTATAAATAACTTCCCTCTTTTTTCTAATATCGTATTTTTAAAGTTATTCCATGATTTTTCACCTTGCAATAACAATTGAATAGTATTGCTTTTCTCCATGAATTTATTTAATGTAAATTCTATAAAATCTTTTAAATTCTCATTTTCTTCAGTAATATATAATCTATATATTATGTTATTTATTCTTATTTTTTTAATAATAGTTTTTGAATCAACTTTTAAATTGTTAAATATAGCATCACCTTTATTATTCGTTAACTTACAATAAAGATTTGTCTTTTCACACATCTCTTTCAATAAAATTTTAAAATTGTCCATATAAGTTCCTCTCCTTTAAAAGTAACTATATATATATATATATTATTCCCCTAATTTCCCAAACAATATTATTAAGAAAGCTACTAATCTATACCTGACTAGTAGCTAAATTTTCTATTTATTTAAATATGCTAATATTTTTTCTTTCTCATTTTCTGCAAAATCGTATGAATCTACACTTTCTTTGTTTATCCATTTATATTGCACTATATCTTTTCCTATATTTATACTTTCTTTCACGTTGCCAGTATAAATTATAAAATTTTCATCTTCACTTATTTTATACTCATCAACAATTTTCAAATCAAAAATATTTACTTTTAGATCATCTTTAACAGCTCTATTTATGCATTTTTCTGTTGTTTCTTTTCCTCTTAAATTCCTTCCAACTAAATACCATAAATTAGGTTGACTTTTCTTAACCTTTTTTGTAACTATCAACATATTATTAAAATCATCCTTAATAATAATTGAACAACCTATTGTTTTTCCCATAAAAATCCCCCTTTAATAATCATTAGTGTTAATAATACTACACATTCTTAATAATTCTACCTAAAAGCTTTATTTCCTTTGTAATTTTTTACCTTAAAGGCCTTTTATAATAAATTCTTTTATTTTTTATTAATCAAAAATATATGATTTAATTAGTGCAAAAAATTCTCTAGTGTACATTATTGGCATTAAAGTTATAACAGTAGTATTCGTATAAAAACTAATATCCTCATATCCATTTTTTTTAGCTAACATATTACTTCTTAATGCATGAAAATCAGAAGTTACTACTTTAATTTTAATGTTATCTATCTTTTCTCCTGTTGATTGTTCTATTTTAGCTTTAGAATAAATTAGATTTTCACTAGTACTTGTAGATTTATTTTCCATTATAATTTTATTTTCATTAATCCCATTACTAATTAAATATCTTTTCATAGCTTCTGCTTCTGTTATATCTTCTCCAGGCCCCTGTCCTCCTGATACTACTACATTGATATCTTCATCATAATTATTTATATATTCTATAGCTTTTTCAAGCCTTTGCTCTAAAGTTATACTTAACTTTTCCCCTCTTATACCTGCCCCTAAAATTATCATATAGTCCGCCTCTGATTTATCCCTTTTAGGATACAAAATAATAGCTCCTTCTATAATAATAAATATAACTAAACATATACTGCCCACTATCTTTCCTATATTAAAAATTTTATTTAAATTTTTATTTCTTTTTATTTTATCTTTTATAAAATGGTATATTATTAAAGCAACTCCTACTATAAGAAATATAAAGCTAAAACTAACTTTTCTTACAAATAAATTTATTACTATAAAATATATACACAATATAATTCCTAATATAATATCAATCATATACTTTTTCCTCCTTATTTAACTAGTAAATTTAGTAACATAACAAGCAAAACTATTATTAAAAATATTGTAGTTATTAAAAAAGTAGCAAATTTCTTATCTGAATTATAATCTTTATTTCCCATACAAATTCTCCTTATAGTTTATTCCTTATAATTGCTTGGAACGTCACCTGTATATTTTTTAAAGTTAGTTGAAAATTGTCTATAATCACTATATCCAACTTCTTTTGCTACACTTGAAACTGAAAATCCTTTTTTTAATAACTCCATAGCTTTTTCTATTCTAAGTTTTCTTATGTATTCTGAAAATCCCATTCCTAAAGTTTGCTTTAACTCTCTAGATAAATAGCTTTCATTTAAATATACACTACTTGCTACAACCTTCAATGATATATTTTTATTAAAGTTATTATTTATAAATTTAATGGCTCTTTTTATACTACTATCTTCTAAAGTTCCTCTATACTCTCTTATGTTTTCTACTGCCACCACTATAAATGTTTCTAAATCCTTTTTTAAGTCAATCATCTGATTGTAATCATTTTCTAATTCTATAGCTTCTAAAGCTTCACTTGATATACCAAGTTCTATAAACCCTTGCTTTACTCTAAGCACCAATTCAAGTACTACCTTAATTATTTTACTCTTCTTAATCATCTTATAACTAAATATCTTAAATAAATAATTAATACTCTTTTCTGCCTTTTTTATATCTGCATTTAAAATATTATCTACTATTTCATTTACTAATTCATCAAATTTTAAATGATCAATTGTCAGTTCTTTCTTCTCTTGTTCTTTTAAAACTTTCCCATATCCTTCATAAAAACACTTTTCATATAAGTTTTTTGCTCTTTTATAAAGTTCTCTTAATTCTAAAGGTGATTCCTCTTGAGTTATTGATATTGTAATTACTCCATCTAATTCCTCTATTATTCTTTTTATCAATTCTTTAAAGTCCACATTCTCACTTGTAGTAATAATTATACCTATCCTATTTGCATGTGGTTCAAAAATATAGTAACTACTTATATTATTTCTTATCCACTCTTTTACTATATAACTAATCCTAGTATTTAAGTAATCCTTATTATTGTTATTAAAGTATTCATAACTATCATTATTTATAAGAACTATTCTTATACTATCTAAAAGATTAAAATAATTATCTATTATTTCTATAGGACTTTGTCCTCTCACAATCCTTAATATTTGTTTTTCTATTGATAAACTATTGTTTATTCTTTCTTTTTCTATTAAGCTTACTGCATTATTAATAGCCTCTGTAAACTCTGATACTTGAATTGGTTTTAAAATAAAATCTAAAGCATTTATTTTAACTGCTCCCCTTGCATATTGAAAATCATCATACCCAGTAATTACTATAAATTTAGTATTAGGTAAAATTTCTTTTATATTCTTTGCCATCTCTATACCATTTATTTCTGGCATATTTATATCTGTAATAATAATATCTGGTTTTATTTCTTTTGCTATATTTATAGCTTCATAAGCATTAGATGCCTCCCCCAAAACTTTACATTTCATTTTTTCCCAGGGAATTATACATTTAAGTCCTTTTCTTGAATAATATTCGTCATCTACTATTAATACTTTAATCACTTATCTCATACTCCTTTTTAGGCACTATAATAGAAAACACTGTAAATTCAGCTTCTCTTTTATAAGTTACTCCAAAGTCTTGTCCATAAAATAACTTTATTCTTTTATCAACATTATTAATCCCTACACCTTCTCCTGTGGAATTATTATTTTTCTCAAAGCCAACTCCATTATCTTTTATTTCAAAGCATAAATTATCTGAAACTTCAAAAGCATTTATAATTAAAATCCCTTTTCCAATTTTCTTTTCTAATCCATGAATAATAGCATTTTCAACTAATGGTTGTAGCATTAACTTTAAAATATGAAAATCTAATATATTTTCATCTATATTAATGTTAATAGTAAATCTATCCTTATATCTATAATCTTGAATAGTAAGGTAACTTTTTATTTGTTCAAATTCTTTTTTAATAGGTACCATATCCTCTATATTGTTTACACTATATCTAAAAAATTTAGCTAATGCATCTGTTGCTTTAACTACATCTTCACCTTCTCCAAGCCTTGCCATCCAACTTATAAGACCTAATGAATTGTAAAGGAAGTGAGGATTTACCTGAGACTTTAAAGCTTTAAACTCAGCCTCCTGAACTAAAAGTTCTTTCTTATAATCCTCTTCTATAAGTCGTTTTAATTCTTTTGTCATATCATTAAACCCTCTAGATAAATGTCCTATTTCATCATTTCTATTACTTTCTATATATACATCTAAATTTCCCTTTTCAACTTCTTTCATATAACTTGTCATCTCTAATATTGGCTCAGAAATTTTTTTAGATGTAATTAGTACAAAGAAAATTGATAGGCTTATTACAATTAAACTCAATATAATTAAGAACTTTAAATTATTAACTATTTCACTAAAAAAGTATTTATTAGGTATTAACTGTAGTACTTTTATTTTTGTATTTTGTGTTGTTGTATAATAGCATTGATAGCTTGTCTTATCTATATTAACCTTTAAAGTTCCTTTAATATTATTAAGCTTACTTAAATATTCAGATGGAAATTTAAATCCTGTTTGATTTTTATAATTTTTATCTGTAATTATATAACCATTATCATCAAGTAGCATTACATTTGAATCTTCTACAAAGGATATTGCTTTAAAAATATCATCAAAATAACTATCATAAACATCAGCTATAACATAACCTATTACTTCTTTTGTATCTCTATTTATTATAGCCTTTCCTATTACTAAAACAGTATCTTGCGATTCCTTACCTTCTACTCTTCTATGGATTTGGGTTATAACAATATCATCATTACGATTTAGTTTTTCATAAAAATCTCCTCTTATATCACTATATATTGGAGCATAATAATCTGTAGTTGAAAACCTACTTGTCTTATCTAAATTTACAATATGAATTGGTATTTCTTTAGTTTGAGTTGCTAATATAGCCCTTATAATTTTATATAGCTCTTGAGTATCTTCAAATTTCTTTTCCTTTTCATAATTATCTTTAATTCCTTCTTTTGATATTACTTCTTGAACCTCTAAATTTTCAGCTATGTAATTAACCATTTTGCTATATGTATTTATATTGCTATCTATCAATTCTGCTGCAATTGATAGATTACTATTTGTATAATATTCTATTTTTTCATAAGTAGTTTTTATAATAAATACTGTATCATATATCCATAGTAAAATTAATGGAATTATACCTACAAATAAAAACACAAGTAATAACTTTTTCTTAAACCCAAAATTATTCTTGAACATTTTAACTCTCCTGCTATAATAATAAAAATATTTCCATTATTTATAATAAACTATTTTTAATAAAAAACATAGTGACCTAAAATATCTATTCTGTATTTTAGGTCACTTTATTCATTCCTTTAACTCATAAATTTGTGTTATATATTCATTTGTACTACATTGGACTAAGACTTCATTTATACTCATTGCTTTTGGTATTTCTATAGTTATCAAACAGCTCTTTATCTTATCCAACTCGCTGGTATCATTTACATAGAATTCTATATTAGCAATTTTTATTCCTTTTTTAAGCATGTACACTTCGATACAATTCATAGCTTCTTGTTTATTTATATATTCAATATATATTTTGCAAAGTCCTCGATTAGTTATGAATCTATTTTCAAACCTTTTTAAAGTTACTAAAACTAATACTATTGCTATACCTGCTAAAATACTTATTGAATAATATCCAAAACCAATAGCTAATCCAACACAGGCTACCACCCATAAAGATGCAGCTGTGGTTAATCCTTTTATTGATCCCTTAGTATGAATTATCGTTCCTGCCCCTAAGAAGCCTACTCCACTTACAACTTGTGCTCCTAATCTTCCCATATCTATTTTTAAAGAATTTGATAAATTAGGATCTGCGGTTATTAACACAATAGATTTATTTACCATCTCTACTTGTATTAATGATATTACAGTTGCTCCTAAGGCAACTAAAATGTGGGTTCTAAAGCCTGCTGGGCTATTAGTTGATTCTCTCTCATATCCTATAACGCCACCTATTACTATTGCTAGTAATAATCTTAATCCAATTTCCTGTAAAGGCATAAACTTGTACTACCTCCTTTACTAGATTATATGAACATTCTCCTTACTAAAGTTAATCATTACCTCTTGTCCTTCTTCATATACCTTTTTAACTTGAGGATTAAAGTCCTCACATTTAATTATTGTTTCTCCAACTTGTATTGAATAATCTTGGAAAGCTCCCATAAATGTTGAACTTATTATTTTTCCTTTAAATATTCCTTTTTCACCTATTTCTATTGCTTCTGGTCTTAATACAAGTTTGCAACTATCTCCTGTTGTTTTTGATCCTTTATATGGTACATTAAAAATAACATCATCAACCTTAATAGTTACGTTTTCATATTCAGCATCAGTAATTTTACCTGGTAAAAAATTTGCTGTTCCTATAAAGTCTGCAACAAACTCTGTAGCTGGTGTATAATAGATTTCTTTAGGAGTACCTACTTGTTCTACTATACCTTTATTCATTATTATAATTCTATCTGAAAGACTCATAGCTTCTGATTGATCATGTGTTACATAAATAGCTGTGATTCCAACTTTCTTTTGAATTTTTCTTATTTCAGTTCTCATGTAAACTCTTAATTTAGCATCTAAATTTGATAAAGGTTCATCGAATAATAATACCCCAGGTTCCATAACTAATGCTCTTGCAAGAGCGACTCTTTGTTGTTGTCCCCCAGATAATTGATTTGGATATCTTACTTCCATTCCTTTTAAGCCTACTAATTCTATTATATTCTTAACTTTTTCATCAAGTTCCTTCTTATTCATTTTTTAAGCTTTAAACCATAAGCTATATTGTCATATATATTTAGATGTGGAAATAATGCATAACTTTGGAACACCATAGATGTATCTCTTTTATCTGGAGTTAGATTATTTATCATGTCTCCACCTAAATATATCTCTCCTTCTGTTGGAATTTCAAAACCTGCTACCATTCTTAATGTTGTTGTTTTTCCACAACCAGATGGTCCTAATAATGTTACAAATTCACCTGCTTTTATATCTATTGAAATATTATCTACAGCCTTAAATTCTGAATCTCCACTGTGAGATAAGTATATTTTAGTTAAATCTTTTATATTAACACCTTTACTTCTTTGCATATCTATCACTCCTATTATAATAAGTTATCATCACTCTTACTTACACCAAATCTTCCTAATATAAAATACATAAATGCAATAGCAATTAATACTATAATTATTAATACTGTTGAATATGCTGATGCTACACCAAATCTTCCATTATCTACTTGAGATAAAATTGAAGCTGTTAATAATTGATATTTTGGTGTTACTAAGAAAACTACTGCACTTACTGCTGTCATACTTCTTACAAAAGTATATACAAGTCCACTAAAGAAAGCTGGTTTTATTAATGGTAATGTTACTGATGTAAATACTTTTGTTGAATTTGCACCTAAATCTTGTGCCGCTTCTT from Clostridium chauvoei encodes:
- a CDS encoding endo-alpha-N-acetylgalactosaminidase family protein translates to MKKKSCMNRNIAYIIAGAIIIGQLPVNTLANVEVNPVIEHQEKEAKATGLYEQNYDDDSGLTWTRLKGNGTISKNKDEGVLNIKRDNTDNNLVFIEEQSPSLVDGEAEVRFILNPTEGETATGRFGIVLRGTSSSSYAFIGYNNSGKWLIETANAWKDDIVGPQVVPGEAVTMTVRVVGNKVTLIVNGEQIFNDVVNLGGWPTGAGKFGYRTWYDNKDIKVDYLKAGELGSLQSEVLPELAIESIEEISVETYPRLKPTLPDEVNVTFNDGSQTTRSVQWDYIPDKSYSKPGNFVVNGSVVGSDIKAVANVTVKSEASVYETNFETPETSGNWKVIQGGGTATLENGVVKVPMNGVSTAVDMNSPSVKNFIYETDFSTSTDLGRVGLGFRIKDANNWGAICYDAGSWVWKAKNNGQETYGGFPGSFKLKQNTTYRMKLKLEDNNVSLWIDGKLIGKTSVSNFPSEAGKVGLSAWHSSKVVTLDNVRVEELTPLAPPEVNEAYKTIQSDIMKVTLDSNFPRVKQYEWKEDGSVLAGENEQLYIVEINGDKYIPKVKSKEIDKESLEYTLNFEELNMKIKLKMAVKENKLRMDITEVIEDGETKLQYLNIPGQSLASITDRDNGKTASVLTTGDWNNIIEDFANVSDLATGAKGKTYAFINNNDFAVTINNNTIEGGNRVVLTTENRGDEEGAYKKTGISNGTWTYREVLDEATVLGSNLYQGELPWSEVMIAKDNNKDSIVDWQDAAILYRQNMKVPMGGEDIKNNLSYIAFNIGYTQNPFLRSLDTVKKISNFTDNFGQLVLHKGYQAEGHDDSHPDYGGHIGIRQGGKEDFNTLINEGAKYNAKIGVHINATEYIKDAFEYPGAIVNENAPGWGWLDQAYYVDQRQDIMTGELFRRLDMLKEDAPNLNWVYVDVYTGNGWNAHQLASKINGLGYMLATEMNGPLEQQVPWTHWGGDPAYPNKGNASKIMRFMKNDTQDSFLADPLLKGNKHLLSGGWGTRHSIEGEFGMDVFYNQVLPTKYLQHFPIMKMNDNEIIFENNVKAAREGENINYYRDGRLVATTPESSIGSTGIGKTNLFLPWNPVEEDEKIYHWNPLGTSSEWQLPENWNNLSTVKLYELSDLGRTFVKDIKVKNGKVQLDVEQNTPYLVMKDEVEEKRITDWGQGGQIQDPGFDSQTFDYWNVETKARNTKHVTIENETNGKRKGNDLVKIAGGKETTIRQQIKDLKEGVTYSVSAWVKNEGNRDVTLGVKDGSQEITNKITTTAQPRQGEGVKWIDDTFSRVEVEFTVPKGSTGAEIYLTTGEGDTAVYVDDFRIWDNPGHTNRDGYVFYEDFENVDEGISPFYLAPGRGHSNRSHLAERDLLGRQQMTWVLDGRFSLKTNQQPNETGQMLITEESTFKLEPNKNYELGFIYDLENAEPGYTMNIKSKSQGTLVSIPLDAANNKEVKKEFTTGDINDYYISIDKGAGYKELIVDNIYVKEIDKSIENAAIEYVNLNTMVNEIASGQTIEVYTNALKNNGDNVDLSAATVEYKTSNPGVVTIENGQITGVSKGAADIWVEVTVDGKKVSSNKVLIRVDGGDVVAPEVDKVELQGDVDKANALSKDDYTEESYNLMLVALENAKAILNKADATQEEINNAKVALRNAMDNLVNKQEQEAIKKHLKIAIDYAEELKGNGSLEGVVPAVIEKFNEVLDEAKKVYENTSATAEEVDSVFDKLMNIIHMLEFKQGDKTELKNMVDKIESLDKNLYIPSTWVNLEKALENSNKVLVDENAMQPEIEKTFEGLVKAYTEIRLKPNKDALDALIKDANSLDKNKYTENTWENMMIALDAAKNVFDNEEATVDEVKRAQKDLKSALDNLIVKNDGNTGNGGSTGNGGSSNNGNSSGNNNTSGGKLPQTGGVPSSAVSILGLIASVLGISIYKKRK
- a CDS encoding NUDIX domain-containing protein, which translates into the protein MGKTIGCSIIIKDDFNNMLIVTKKVKKSQPNLWYLVGRNLRGKETTEKCINRAVKDDLKVNIFDLKIVDEYKISEDENFIIYTGNVKESINIGKDIVQYKWINKESVDSYDFAENEKEKILAYLNK
- a CDS encoding YdcF family protein, producing MIDIILGIILCIYFIVINLFVRKVSFSFIFLIVGVALIIYHFIKDKIKRNKNLNKIFNIGKIVGSICLVIFIIIEGAIILYPKRDKSEADYMIILGAGIRGEKLSITLEQRLEKAIEYINNYDEDINVVVSGGQGPGEDITEAEAMKRYLISNGINENKIIMENKSTSTSENLIYSKAKIEQSTGEKIDNIKIKVVTSDFHALRSNMLAKKNGYEDISFYTNTTVITLMPIMYTREFFALIKSYIFD
- a CDS encoding PucR family transcriptional regulator, with the protein product MDNFKILLKEMCEKTNLYCKLTNNKGDAIFNNLKVDSKTIIKKIRINNIIYRLYITEENENLKDFIEFTLNKFMEKSNTIQLLLQGEKSWNNFKNTILEKRGKLFIIDCNNKEEVFKILRNSYADEDVLIEEVFNQIILIGDLDEEKEHGLSLRESIIQNTGEKVYISVSNLDGTYNGLLKGYRKAKQAIDTGKALKIVPETYISSEMEIENIIHNLKNEYSKQLKDEYEEICKSLNNELILTIEEILRCNFSLTQASKNLYIHRNTLIYRVEKIKKETGYDIRNFKEATYLYVLYINSKRID